In one window of Pseudomonas sp. IAC-BECa141 DNA:
- a CDS encoding SagB family peptide dehydrogenase yields the protein MHINPYLFILPRTPGQIVWNYRDHTQHELDLEYSSRLAQLIHNPDLYDSSNIIDTQLLNAGILTSLKISAPAWGWDELSMIYHIGTRDIPCEHTPRNIQEWSRQYLEHCNTVLATPPPHDMPVDIGPNALIALPEPLALNDDSLSNSLTRRKTCRSFTGAAVSLDDVGTLLYLSLGYLRERDADRDDSIADGLGARRSSPSGGGLNACAGFVLVQNVDGLAPGMYAYRPTEHALSFINPLPDTAPGNLLGGQHFINNLPLGLFITARFDRLWWKYPHSRAYRMAFVEAGHLSQTFQLVATALGMNTWLTGAFSDDQVETLLQLENSAEQPLFFVGCGESDGQAMCQEMRDLLREAQP from the coding sequence TATTTATTCATACTGCCGCGAACTCCCGGCCAGATAGTCTGGAATTACAGAGACCATACTCAACATGAACTTGATCTTGAGTATTCCTCCCGACTGGCGCAACTTATTCACAACCCCGACTTATATGACAGCAGCAACATAATAGATACACAGCTATTAAATGCCGGAATACTGACTTCTTTAAAAATCTCCGCCCCTGCCTGGGGCTGGGATGAACTGTCCATGATCTACCATATCGGGACTCGGGATATTCCTTGCGAACATACTCCCCGAAATATTCAGGAATGGTCCAGGCAATACCTCGAACACTGCAACACGGTGCTCGCCACTCCACCGCCACACGACATGCCTGTGGATATCGGTCCGAACGCACTCATCGCCCTGCCCGAGCCGCTGGCATTGAATGACGACAGCCTGTCGAATTCGCTGACCCGGCGAAAGACCTGCCGATCCTTCACCGGCGCCGCCGTGTCGCTGGACGATGTCGGCACCTTGCTTTATCTGTCACTTGGTTACCTGCGAGAACGCGACGCCGATCGCGACGACAGCATCGCCGATGGACTTGGCGCGCGACGCAGCAGCCCTTCCGGCGGCGGCCTCAATGCCTGCGCCGGGTTCGTGCTGGTACAGAACGTCGACGGACTGGCGCCCGGCATGTATGCCTACCGCCCCACCGAACATGCCCTGAGCTTCATCAACCCTTTGCCCGATACCGCGCCCGGCAATCTGCTGGGAGGCCAGCACTTCATCAACAACCTGCCATTGGGGCTGTTCATCACCGCCCGTTTTGACCGGCTCTGGTGGAAATACCCGCATTCGCGTGCCTATCGAATGGCATTCGTCGAAGCCGGGCACCTTTCGCAGACGTTTCAACTGGTGGCTACGGCCCTGGGCATGAACACCTGGCTCACGGGCGCGTTTTCCGATGATCAGGTCGAAACGTTGCTGCAACTCGAGAACAGTGCGGAGCAACCCTTGTTTTTCGTCGGTTGCGGGGAAAGCGACGGTCAGGCGATGTGTCAGGAAATGCGCGACCTGCTGCGTGAGGCACAACCATGA
- a CDS encoding diiron oxygenase produces MNALAPAPVFQFTLSDWNTRASVRTSPHDYRLPDNVQEQLETRHWFPPTFLPYLAHPAIEAAGRSMLHRLTARHLVHFLDYTTLLEHRIVNRAVETIVHGELPVAVPAPMKTAALQLYTDEGYHALFSSQVAEQIASLYAITGRPVMPGRITRMNLLIARTGQEHQPLARFLLGFVSETIIARELLDVCRDSLVSGVNDMLRDHLTDEARHSRYFTEVFHYLWLHLDPRQRTFTATTLLDILEIFFEVDEHWLQESLCGAGIANTTVMDILGTMTTAQAIRQRARSGSLATISALKKAGFFAEPQNQTLFARAGLIDG; encoded by the coding sequence ATGAACGCCCTCGCCCCGGCACCGGTTTTCCAGTTCACCCTGAGTGACTGGAACACCCGCGCCTCGGTCCGCACCAGCCCTCACGATTACCGCTTGCCGGACAACGTGCAGGAACAACTGGAGACCCGGCACTGGTTTCCGCCGACATTCCTGCCCTACCTGGCCCACCCGGCCATCGAGGCAGCGGGCCGTTCGATGCTGCATCGGCTTACGGCCCGACATCTGGTGCATTTTCTCGACTACACCACATTGCTCGAACACCGGATCGTCAATCGCGCCGTCGAAACCATCGTCCACGGAGAACTGCCGGTCGCGGTGCCGGCGCCGATGAAAACCGCCGCACTGCAGCTCTACACCGACGAGGGCTATCACGCTCTGTTTTCCAGTCAGGTGGCGGAGCAGATCGCCAGTCTCTACGCCATCACCGGGCGCCCGGTCATGCCCGGACGGATCACCCGGATGAACCTGCTGATCGCACGCACCGGGCAGGAGCACCAGCCGCTGGCGCGCTTTCTTCTGGGTTTCGTCTCGGAAACCATCATTGCCCGTGAACTGCTGGATGTCTGCCGCGACAGCCTGGTGTCCGGCGTCAACGATATGTTGCGCGATCACCTCACCGACGAAGCGCGCCACAGCCGCTATTTCACCGAAGTGTTCCACTACCTCTGGTTGCACCTGGACCCGCGACAGCGAACGTTCACCGCGACGACCTTGCTCGACATTCTGGAAATCTTCTTCGAAGTGGATGAGCACTGGCTGCAGGAAAGCCTCTGTGGCGCGGGCATTGCCAACACCACGGTGATGGACATTCTCGGCACGATGACTACAGCGCAGGCCATTCGACAGCGAGCACGCTCCGGCAGCCTCGCCACGATAAGCGCATTGAAGAAAGCCGGATTTTTCGCCGAACCTCAAAACCAGACACTTTTTGCCAGGGCGGGACTGATCGATGGATGA